ttcATCAGTGTACTTCTaacttccattcttcctggtCCACTGCTCCGAGACCTTGGATACTCTGGAACATGGAACTTCCATTCATGAAATGTATCGACTGAAAGGTATGTATCGTACTGGACATGAAAGAATGAGTTATGGCATTACATGAGGGTTGTGTTGTGGCTAAACAAGTCCTTGCTGAGGGTCAAACCTTCCATATCGCAGCACCAAGAAAGCACAGGCAAGTCAGACCCTCAGTTATCATTCCAGAGGATGCTTGGTAGATTAGCTACTTTCTTTATCATAATAGGCAGTAAACTGCCGAATGGATCATCAGGGAGGCCAGCATCCAAAGTTATAGATTCACCGTCGGGAAGATCAACTCCATGAATATATAATGATCCATCCACCTTGTGCAGAACATTTCTATATCCATCTACTTCTTCAGGATATTTAACCGTTATAATTATGTTGGTAACCTCaaaaatgtagttgtaaccattaaaaaGTGTCTTGGCAGATCAGGGATATACCATTCACTCTCCAAAACTTGTCTTTATTGTGGCATCTAGTCTAGAATAGTTTATTCATTAAaatctacatttaaaactaTATCCTTTGTGCTCGATTTATCAAGTTTTGTTATTGCTATGAATTCATCAAAAGCAGTTCATTCAGTTATCTTGTAATGTAAACTAACTTTGGTGGAGTAAATATGTTTTCCACCAGATTCTGCGAATATACCAAGCAAAAGGCTCTTGTCAATTTGAAGTAAGTGCAAAATTCAGTGATATTGGCCATAAGTATATGAATACTTCTGAGTTCTTGATCCTTATACTTTAGTACTTTCAAGTTAAACGTTCTTCCTACTGAACTAGTACATTCATAAATAATATATAGAGGAACTTTTTATCGTCGGTACATCGAGAGATCCTTTTCAGTTTGTCTACTCCACTCTCCCGGATCTATATCTAAATCACGATCCTTTCTATCCATTCTCTACCAAAATTTCCACGGCATATACATTGGTTTCTATCACAAATACAGTTTGTAAAGAGTAAAATATCTGTAAAATTACAGTGCCTTTGTTTAGAGCTCATTTTaatctgcatgcagatttgTCAAGTGGAATTTCTACCCACTCAATTAAATCCCTACAATCTGTCCGGTAATCTTGGCAATATATCCGACAATGCCCTCTATATTCTAATATATTTGCTTCTTTACTCTTGTCTATGAGAGAATTTTATCAGACCAAGGCTCACAATATCTACCAGATCCACAGACAATGTTCTAAAGAAAAGGTGCAAATAGTCTACTGATACATCACTAAAATTCCACTTTAAAAACACTAAAATAGCTATATATACGATGCAAAGTGTCCTGAAATAACGCTATATATAATAGTACAAATGAGAGATTTCGGATCCACTGCATGCATACATGGGTGAGAACACCCGGGAGATTACGGCAAAAGTGTATAACCTGCAGTGGTTATAGATGAAAAAGTGAATATAGGATGGCTGAAAGGGAACTTCAGACAAAAAGCTACGCAACACATTTGCGTACTACAGACCACGGTATTTCTCTAGTCATTAAATCTCCAATATTATtagaaagaagaaatgaTAATTAGTTCATTTACTCTATTCGCACAAGCTTGAAAACTTTCTCTTGACGCTTTCCACTACAAATCCTATTTCACTGTCCATATACTTGTAATCGTTTTCGAGCTCATTTCCGTCAGAGTATCTCGTTATAATTGTTACCGATGGATAACGAAGTCCTCCTTCCCAAATAACCACTCTGTTAACCATGTCAGTTCTTTTGTCATCAAGAATATATTTCCCAAAGAGCACCTTTCCAATTATTATTTCGTCAATCATTTCTTGTTTAACGCTAAACTTCAAAGACTGTGCCTGCTCAGGTTTGGTATCTCCCGGCTCAGGTATTGATACGAGCTTTACACTAATGGCGTTGTTATCCTCCTGAGTTGGTAAATTGATATCCACAGGTCTTTTAATGACTGCGCTATATTCCACTTCGTTTTCCCTCTTTCTAAATTCTGTAATCCTTGTCGAATAGATATTGTTATTTCTATATCTGGTAATTACCCTGAGATATTTTGTGCCATTGTTTTTTCTTAACAGCAGGACGTATCTACTCATTGACCGAGGATCACCTTCGGTTATTAACACACCtatatgaatattttatgATTGTAACGAATATATAAACATTGAGAGTCAAGGTGACCATTTTATCGCATATTTCCCTTGTAGGAGCTTTATGTACTCGCCTAGCAATTCTCTTGGTTATATGCTCATTAGACATTTAACTAGACGAACGAACTCTCATCAGGTACTCAGGTTCTATGCTTGGAATCACAGCAGTATAGATAAAACTTACTCCCATCTTTGATATTTCCAATGACATGGGTATGCCTGGAATTCCCTCTGACAATATAGTTAATAGCGCCGGGATATTGTGCAGATGGAATAATTTCGACCTTTCCCGGTCGCATTCCAGAGATGTCCACCTCTATCATGATCTTTTCTCTTGGAGGTGAGCTATGCACACGGTTTAATTGCAGTGTAGTAACTAATAACGCAAGGAGAACCACAGGCATCTTTTAATCTCCTTTTCCTATTTACAATATGAGAGTTATGTAAATAGAAGAAATATTGATACTTTAAAGTTATTACACAGTTAATGGTCTCCTTTGTGGATGAATCTGTGAAATTCGAGTGCATGCACCAGTTGTTGGTCTACACAGAACGGAGGATAGACAACAGTGGGGACTCAGTTTAATCTGTATCAATATGTAATTGGACCAGGGAATTTCTATTAGTCTGGTATAAGGATCTGTAAATGCAGTTGGTCTGTCTATTTTTGAGAAACCGATAGTCTATAGATTTGGCAAAGCAGTATTGTGAAAGACAGCGGCAGAAATTGCTCTATAGAGCCAATTTCTGGCAATAACAAATCGCCTACTCTTCCATATACTTATTTATACCCACATATTTCCTCTGTATACTGGGTTACCTATTGTTATGGCCCTTCCTTCAGGCGCTCCCTGTGGCTACATAGATCATATTCTGCCATTTTAAGCTCACCAAACAGTCAAATTCCTTCTATTAAAGTCTAAATTTACTCTTGAATCACACCATTTTGGGTTATAACTAGTCGCGACTCGGCGCTTTACAGATCATTCGCAAGCTTAGGGGTGGCGAGGTAACCCTCCTGAGCTAAGAGTCATAACCCTGTGGATACTCTAGACATGGTGGTTACCCTAATTGTCCCTCAAACGTTTGATATTCCCTAGTTCGCATTCTTCCTAGTTCTGCTGATTCTGTCGTTATCCTGTCCAACGGTGGCACTCTCCACCTGCGCGTCAGTGGTTCGAGACCCACATCCGTTTATCACAATTTTTGGCTCATGACAGGTCATCTTCCATCCCATTTCCTCAAAAACACCAAAACACAACCAGTTTACTTTTAAAACGTGTTTAAATTGTTAATTTTCGGCTGAAGTCTCGGGATGTGTGCAGGCGTCGCGACAGTGTATGATTTTGCGTATTTTGGACGATTCAAGCTCTTAGAAACCAAACTGCATATATGTGCctcaaattttgtataatttgAGCACATTTGTGCTTGATTTTATAGGCGCGCTGGGATGGAATCACGAATTTGAGTCaaatgcatgcacatttgGAAGTTTTGATCTCTGATTAGTTTATTTTATTAAAGAACGCAGGGTTTATCTAAAATATTGCAATATACCGGAGCGTCTTGTCGTATATTTGATACACAAGGCCATTTCTTCCAGTGCAGTTTTAAACGCTTTCCGT
The sequence above is drawn from the Theileria equi strain WA chromosome 4 map unlocalized gcontig_1105471998858, whole genome shotgun sequence genome and encodes:
- a CDS encoding signal peptide containing protein (encoded by transcript BEWA_017060A) produces the protein MPVVLLALLVTTLQLNRVHSSPPREKIMIEVDISGMRPGKVEIIPSAQYPGAINYIVRGNSRHTHVIGNIKDGSVLITEGDPRSMSRYVLLLRKNNGTKYLRVITRYRNNNIYSTRITEFRKRENEVEYSAVIKRPVDINLPTQEDNNAISVKLVSIPEPGDTKPEQAQSLKFSVKQEMIDEIIIGKVLFGKYILDDKRTDMVNRVVIWEGGLRYPSVTIITRYSDGNELENDYKYMDSEIGFVVESVKRKFSSLCE